Part of the Plasmodium vinckei vinckei genome assembly, chromosome: PVVCY_13 genome, AtatgttaatataaaaatatatagctaATTGGGTAGCTGATCAAAAACAAAACTagtacataaaaaataaagacaaATTTGACAGTTACTGATtttcacatatatatgcgaATCTGCATGTCTCTTTGTATAAATTCCTAGAGGCACTAAAAATATCCTATACATATATCACGTAAAggaaatttttatcatgAATGTCaacatgaaaaattatgcCCAAAactgtaaatatatatacacataatCATGATTATTTCCCCCAATATCATTTAATACTATTCAATACATTGTAACGAATAAAATTATCAGTCTGGTATTCTCCTTCAAGtggaatatattaaatttatgaCCATATTTACTCTTctgaaatattttcaaaatacgtgaataataaaagtcATAAATCTTATACAAACTCCAAATCCTTATTAGtctctttaatttttgtatacatatataaacttACTCATTTGTCTATTAAAAATACGTAAGAAAATATTCCTATATATAGCATATGCGTTCTTCAATTAATATAAGTCAACTACGGAAAAAATGCGTATCGATATGCGTTATTCCTCtcttataataatatgtttttaaattaaattatatataattgaaaaaaatctattatatatatatattaattcccctcataaaataaaaaaatatatatactatatgtaaataacCCCTGAATTATGTATGAAGTTATtcgattttatatttccgtatttaaaaaaaaataaataaaataatgcataaaacaaataaatttctACGTTAAATGTAAAGATACCCTTTTcagctatttttttatatttttttattttgtatattttttagcatttatttaaaaaaacggaaaaaaggaaaaaaaaagaaaaaacatataaatttgtttatatctTCTAAAAATGGTGCATATAGACTTCTTTGCATCCTTTGCACTTCAAAACACAATTATTAATCAtcaattcattttttatatttttgctcttttaattttttgattataaaaaaaataataaataacacAATTCGAAACTTTTCaaattttcatcataaAATAGGACAAAAATTGTCATTATGCATTAAGTTATGATTTGTCcgtacataaataaaaaatatatatatgcatagaagatatatacaatttatcatatatatatttttaaatcatgCGTAAGAATGTGATATTtatcaaattatttatgtttcaTAAAGAGTTATCGTACAAATTCAAATGGAAAAATCGTTTTAATTACTATAGCGAGTAAATTTATGGcataaagaatataattatttatgggGGATAGGTAAACTTGAATAAAAGTAATATCCagacattatttttatttgctaTAGCTGTGGGCATTactcaatttttttaaaagaggctaaatgtatattattgtaaatAGCATGCATACAAGTTAATCTTATATGATCTGTTATATATGTAGAGGAAAATACGGttgcttatttttattctattgtgatataataattcgTCTTTTCCCCTTTATTCGttgtaaaatatgcattgcaaattttcaataaaaatactcTTCAAATCATTCTGAGGGCAACAGCTGTAACAATCATataatcaaaaatatatatgaacatAACCCaaattgtttaaaataattgaattaaaaattatatatatcatcataAAGAATTGTATGGAAAtccaaaatataattctttATCTTGATCGAAATGTCTAGTTACTTTTTGTGCTATAACTgttacattttttcttcattttattCACACAAGCATTTTACTGAAACtcaaattaataatgataaaaaaagcaaTATAAAGTCCATCATATAAATCGTTTTGCTTTCACTTTTATGATTctctatattttgtaataacatatgcatatttatggatgcattttgaatataatcaaaaaattttataaaaatgtatggCATATTATGTATGGATAATTGCCATAATatcaactttttttttcataatttttgtacACATATAATTCACGggagaaaaaaagatataaaatttaatgccatatttttatttaaacttATTTCATCAAATGTAGTTATTTATCCATTCATAGAAAATGATTCATCGTACATATtcagaaaaataaaatgttataatttCCAAACAATTTTGTTAGCATGCTAAAATAAGCACTTTCTTGTATATACccatatgtgtatatatttttttagcaaTGCTATATGATGGATGAACTACAAAATTTagtggaaaaaataaaaaagtatattcaaaatgtagataataaaattaaaaatggtgatataagaaaaaatatagaaaagtttcttttaaataatagaaCAGAGAAAGGGCAATTTAATGATATGATATCCTTAATACAGTATTCCCTTAAGTATAAAGATGTATGTAATTGGCCTAATTACAACgatttatttatcataaattataatataaataataatttcaaatcaattatacaaaaaaatgagaatTTTCTTCGTCAATACAAAAATCATACGTCTAATGAGCACGAAGAAAGTATAACCACAGAaagtaacaaaaaaaacggTGGGGAAACAACAAGCCCAATTAacattgataaaaatatatccttAACTAAGGATAATGAAATACATAATAAAGTTAGTGAAAATAACCAGGATCATATTGCTGGTAAGGGCAATAATAGTATGGATCGAAATTTAGTGAACAAAATTAAACTCAATCCCAAGGGAGTTAATACAAATCCAAAAGAAAACAACGttaatatacattataatgatgatataactctatttaataaactaaaattacaaatatttatgtattttatacgaaataattataaagtaAAACTATTAATCGATTCATTATCAGCAATGAATCAtccaataaatataatatatataaattgcccaaataataaatatca contains:
- a CDS encoding mitochondrial inner membrane protease ATP23, putative, producing the protein MDELQNLVEKIKKYIQNVDNKIKNGDIRKNIEKFLLNNRTEKGQFNDMISLIQYSLKYKDVCNWPNYNDLFIINYNINNNFKSIIQKNENFLRQYKNHTSNEHEESITTESNKKNGGETTSPINIDKNISLTKDNEIHNKVSENNQDHIAGKGNNSMDRNLVNKIKLNPKGVNTNPKENNVNIHYNDDITLFNKLKLQIFMYFIRNNYKVKLLIDSLSAMNHPINIIYINCPNNKYQKKNIFQKISDLFLSDYKVNDKLVSSKYNYQKNNCSCSELSSTPLSNNNYAYKQQKNSSNYTGGYNPISNTVWLCANNITNLYKLKYILTHELIHAFDFARANIDMYNCHHIACSEIRAYNMSNQCGYFNSKHFLPNQDVFNNFKAPSINDTAKNKCIYNNTYTSLYQYKPCANNTHKYINDVFEKCIHDYWPFMCAPEQDSKYKPSKT